The proteins below are encoded in one region of Oncorhynchus tshawytscha isolate Ot180627B linkage group LG04, Otsh_v2.0, whole genome shotgun sequence:
- the LOC112249571 gene encoding polycystic kidney disease protein 1-like 2 produces MDSTKLSVLLLNAFLLCLSCAEDEIAPLSCPEYQESFDGSCYEFVGPPRSRSFLSAQGWCERGGGHLAFILNDETQQFLQKHLQMEQDWWLGLAPASPNLTLDSAAAEGPLSWLDGSDVSYSNWVNDPDPGAGCGHILRSSGFQWEATSNCSQELHFICQFESGRSIACAAHNATLQCGSGQVIEIDDSFYGRKTVHYCRTSPTSSATSTQEECSWIDVVDSVTGDCHGLQACQAMADVASFGEPCPGLGSYLSVEYNCKDGLHLLMSKLAAVFDNVSITVKWLLHPFQGNLTCTLSAGDGHNIDPYSPEELESSVVHKYTRPGVFIVGVECTTSEWHVTAQKAITIQEPIGEFGVIKCYSMNQSTDGANCKALYGSPLQIQVEVESGTNVTYKVHRGEMLVANSSAVRGIVPHNITMGPEVEQQLGSGCHQLTLHASNGVSVLGVSTELQVCLLEPVEGLQGSVMAEEGECPDSDLYVSVSLDRGSPVKLLFQVSGANDSISETRDMQNRSMQVYNISTTIQGDLQVKVRAWNVFSHMDVDVGNTAAVWPANSSSSVENLQSVVENTVAQLEQQGLLTGETLGQMFKSVSDILNKGSSEDQKGAREELREQMLSTMTAVLKNVPNNTPQEVQLTARAVAGITKRREEVNSAAQLEASSLVAELSSSLLYMNVSEHGGQEMVQAATPIVEAASNILGVSSNASTQRKVSKTLLNSMDNVQSALLNGKKVGQEPAIIKSPEISVYANRMSPNSIQMQSINIPDSSSASFSFPPLGADVLSPEEPVDVRMLSFEKNPYSWSEGGNISGAMASVTLTRQDGSAIPVENLSEEIEILLPRLEGGQVNSTILELGNYSTLMIDVPSPDITLVLKMEPSEDIPFVLLLGYKDYPKDKQYVAKTQMPHQGNSQERYTWVLGPNDLTGKVGVHYLVVRPIVEAGVKSVNATMTVTSIAAQCKYWNETLSTWSEDGCRVGPLTTSLVTQCLCNHLTFFGSSFFIMPNLVDVSRTTELFATFSDNPVVVCFVGAIFIAYLLVVVWARRKDIKDIAKVKVTLLEDNDPLAEYRYMLNISTGHRRGASTSSQVTVTLLGTEGESEPHHLADPDKPVFERGAVDTFLLTTPFSLGELQSIRLWHDNSGGHPAWYINKVTVQDLETGQKWHFLCNSWLAIDMGECILDKVFPVASDIDLKKFSNLFFMKTAKDFRDGHIWFSVISRPPTSTFTCVQRVSCCFSLLLCTMLTSIMFWGIPTDPSEQTMDLGHIEFTWQQVMIGVQSSIIMFPINLLIVSIFRNTRPRETKPGKPKAEVSKQGKTGRVTPSQPPSPQRERELTPDTVIKDIKKIAQSLSKAMKSPIPHLELEMKPGQQTDINSLLSLVEDIIRQQNRASGEFYTDASKKEGSLILSLEVANLQETSLCGSPEKTGDGRQKRINNSQYLYRQLRHVEKELSLLGPSRFPNPDSYCRAVQQVQGMRGLLESHLSSSSLGGDQLSQSPSPAESSEGDSSSKKQGGLPWWFVFIGWILVLATSGVSGYFTMMYGLTYGKDRSISWLISMVVSFFESLFITQPLKVLGFAAFFALVLKKVDQEEYGDAKFEGELRNPDDPDVVRAVRRDSTCSFYQPPPPTDIERMRSNMIKEQKVFALIKEILTYMGFMWMLLLVAYGQRDPNAYFLTQHIRQSFSQGISDSMSHKDVFTWANTALLSNLFGEYPGFITDGNSKLVGNARLRQVRVQKNSCRIARSMRQAVPDCHAPYSWEVEDMGSYGPGWNRSASENASKTLHSPWQYQTQARLRAQPTWGSVVLYKGGGFVVDLGPESQNASSTLQYLFDNTWLDMFTRAVFVEFTVYNANVNLFCTVTLMLETTAVGAFQFRSELQSVRLYQSTGGLHIFVMASEVIYFLFILYYMYVQGKLMKLQKWAYFKTKWNLLELAIILLSWSALSVFIKRTLLGNRDMEYYHNHKDQFASFHETATADAVLGYLIAFLVLLATVKLWHLLRLNPKLHMITATLQRAWTDISGFLVVITIMFLAYSIASYLMYGWKLYSYRTLLDAALTMVSLQLGIFNYDEVLDYNPVLGAFLIGSCIIFMTFVVLNLFISVILVAFTQEQIHHKPSEEEEIVDLMLMKLCSLFGIKMMKKEEKEDSDNPKENGMTASATNKGFSTISS; encoded by the exons ATGGACAGCACTAAGCTCTCTGTTTTACTCTTGAATGCTTTCCTCTTATGCCTGTCTTGTGCTGAGGATGAGATAGCACCTCTATCCTGCCCAGAGTACCAAGAGAGCTTTGACGGCTCCTGTTATGAGTTTGTGGGTCCACCTCGTTCGCGTTCCTTCCTCAGTGCACAGGGTTGGTGTGAGCGAGGTGGTGGACACCTGGCCTTCATTTTAAACGACGAAACCCAGCAGTTCCTACAGAAGCACCTGCAGATGGAGCAGGACTGGTGGCTGGGTCTGGCACCTGCCTCCCCAAACCTAACACTGGACTCTGCTGCTGCTGAGG GTCCTCTCTCCTGGCTTGATGGCTCTGATGTCAGCTACTCTAACTGGGTGAACGACCCTGATCCAGGGGCTGGCTGTGGTCACATACTGAGGAGCTCAGGGTTTCAGTGGGAGGCAACAAGCAACTGTAGCCAGGAGCTGCACTTCATCTGCCAATTTG AATCTGGGCGCTCCATTGCTTGTGCTGCCCACAATGCAACACTACAGTGTGGTTCTGGTCAGGTGATAGAGATTGATGACAGCTTCTATGGTCGTAAGACGGTTCACTACTGCCGGACGAGTCCCACTTCTTCAGCCACCTCCACACAGGAGGAGTGTAGCTGGATAGATGTTGTAGATTCAGTGACAG GAGACTGCCATGGGCTGCAGGCGTGCCAAGCCATGGCAGATGTGGCCTCTTTTGGTGAACCATGCCCAGGGCTTGGAAGCTACCTGTCTGTGGAATACAACTGCAAAGATG GTCTCCACTTATTAATGAGCAAGTTGGCTGCCGTCTTTGACAATGTCTCCATAACAGTGAAGTGGCTTCTCCATCCCTTCCAGGGCAACCTGACCTGCACTCTAAGTGCTGGAGATGGGCACAACATTGATCCTTATAGTCCAGAAGA GTTGGAGAGCAGTGTGGTTCATAAATACACCCGTCCGGGTGTCTTCATAGTTGGGGTGGAGTGTACCACCAGTGAGTGGCATGTGACAGCTCAGAAAGCAATCACCATTCAGGAGCCCATCGGGGAGTTTGGCGTCATTAAGTGCTATAGCATGAACCAATCAACAGATGGAGCAAACTGCAAGGCCCTGTATGGTAGTCCCCTTCAAATCCAGGTTGAAGTAGAATCTG GTACGAATGTGACCTACAAAGTCCACCGTGGTGAGATGTTGGTGGCCAATTCATCAGCAGTCAGAGGAATCGTCCCCCACAACATCACAATGGGACCAGAGGTGGAGCAACAACTGGGCTCTGGCTGCCACCAGCTGACCCTGCATGCCTCTAACGGGGTCTCGGTCTTGGGCGTGTCCACTGAGCTGCAGGTGTGTCTGCTGGAGCCTGTGGAGGGCCTGCAGGGATCAGTGATGGCTGAGGAGGGAGAGTGTCCAGACTCAGACCTCTACGTTAGTGTCTCCCTGGACCGGGGGTCCCCGGTGAAGCTTCTCTTCCAGGTGTCTGGAGCCAACGACAGCATCTCCGAGACCAGAGACATGCAAAACAGAAGCATGCAGGTTTACAATATCTCAACCACTATCCAAG GAGATTTGCAAGTGAAAGTCAGGGCCTGGAATGTCTTCTCACACATGGACGTGGATGTGGGGAACACAGCAGCA GTGTGGCCAGCCAACTCCAGTTCCTCAGTGGAGAATCTGCAGTCTGTGGTTGAGAACACTGTCGCTCAGCTAGAGCAGCAGGGGTTGCTCACTGGGGAGACCCTAGGACAGATGTTCAAGTCTGTGTCTGACATTCTGAACAAGGGCTCCAGTGAGGATCAGAAAGGtgccagggaggag CTGCGAGAACAGATGCTGAGCACCATGACTGCAGTGCTGAAGAATGTCCCCAACAACACTCCTCAGGAAGTGCAGCTGACGGCCAGAGCAGTGGCAGGGATCACCAAGAGGAGGGAAGAGGTCAATTCCGCTGCTCAG CTAGAAGCTAGCTCCCTGGTGGCAGAGCTCAGCTCTTCCCTCCTCTATATGAATGTCAGTGAGCATGGTGGACAAGAGATGGTGCAGGCAGCTACACCAATTGTAGAGGCAGCCAGCAATATCCTGGGAGTCTCTTCAAATGCAAGCACACag AGAAAGGTCTCAAAGACTCTCCTGAACAGTATGGACAATGTGCAGAGTGCACTGTTAAATGGTAAAAAGGTTGGCCAGGAGCCTGCCATTATCAAGAGCCCTGAGATCAGTGTGTATGCTAACAG GATGTCTCCAAATAGCATTCAGATGCAGTCTATAAACATCCCAGATAGCTCCTCTGCAAgcttttccttccctcccctGGGTGCTGATGTCCTTTCTCCAGAGGAACCAGTGGATGTGCGA ATGCTGAGTTTTGAGAAGAACCCTTATTCTTGGAGTGAGGGGGGTAACATCAGTGGTGCCATGGCGTCTGTGACACTCACCAGACAGGATGGATCAGCCATCCCTGTGGAGAACCTGTCTGAGGAAATTGAG ATCCTCTTGCCGAGACTTGAAGGCGGGCAGGTAAACAGCACAATCCTTGAACTGGGAAACTACAGCACACTGATGATTGACGTCCCTTCACCAGACATAACACTGGTGCTAAAGATGGAGCCCTCAGAGGACATACCATTTGTACTGTTGCTGGGGTATAAAGACTACCCAAAGGACAAGCAATATGTAGCCAAGACGCAGATGCCTCATCAAGGCAATTCACAAG AGAGATACACCTGGGTCCTGGGTCCCAATGATTTGACAGGAAAAGTTGGGGTGCATTACCTTGTGGTGAGGCCCATTGTAGAAGCAGGGGTTAAATCTGTCAATGCCACTATGACTGTCACCTCCATTGCTGCTCAGTGCAAGTATTGGAATGAAACCTTATCCACCTGGAGTGAAGATGGCTGCAGG GTTGGTCCTTTAACCACGTCATTGGTCACTCAATGCTTATGTAACCATTTGACCTTCTTCGGGAGCTCTTTCTTCATCATGCCCAACCTTGTGGATGTGTCCCGTACCACTGAGCTCTTTGCCACCTTCTCAGACAACCCTGTGGTGGTGTGCTTTGTTGGTGCCATCTTCATTGCTTATCTCTTGGTGGTCGTGTGGGCACGcaggaaggacatcaaggacataGCCAAG GTGAAGGTAACATTGTTGGAAGATAATGACCCCTTGGCTGAATACCGTTACATGCTGAATATCAGCACTGGGCATCGGCGTGGTGCTTCCACCTCCTCTCAG GTTACTGTGACTCTGCTGGGcacggagggagagagtgagccaCACCACCTCGCTGACCCTGACAAGCCTGTGTTTGAGAGGGGGGCAGTGGATACGTTCCTGTTGACCACACCCTTCTCTCTGGGGGAGCTGCAAAGCATCAGGCTGTGGCACGACAACTCAGGGGGGCACCCTGCCTG GTATATAAACAAAGTGACGGTGCAGGATCTAGAAACTGGACAGAAGTGGCACTTCCTGTGTAACTCATGGCTGGCCATAGATATGGGCGAGTGCATCCTTGATAAAGTCTTCCCTGTTGCCTCTGACATAGATTTGAAGAAATTCAG TAATCTGTTCTTCATGAAAACGGCAAAGGATTTCCGTGATGGCCACATCTGGTTTTCTGTGATTAGCCGGCCTCCAACGAGCACCTTCACATGTGTCCAGCGAGTCTcctgctgtttctctctgctgctgTGTACCATGCTGAccagcatcatgttctggggcATCCCTACCGACCCCTCTGAGCAGACCATGGACCTGG gtCATATCGAGTTCACCTGGCAGCAGGTGATGATCGGCGTTCAGAGTTCAATCATAATGTTTCCAATTAATCTCCTCATTGTGAGTATCTTCAGAAACACCCGCCCCCGAGAGACGAAGCCTGGAAAGCCCAAGGCAGAGGTATCCAAGCAGGGGAAGACTGGCAGAGTGACTCCTTCACAGCCTCCGTccccacagagggagagagaactcaCACCAGACACTGTCATAAAG GACATAAAGAAGATTGCTCAGTCACTCTCCAAGGCTATGAAGAGCCCCATTCCACACCTGGAGTTAGAGATGAAGCCTGGACAACAAACTGATatcaactctctgctctctctggtgGAGGACATCATCCGGCAGCAGAACAGAGCCAGTGGAGAGTTCTACACTGATGCCTCCAAGAAAGAGGGATCGCTCATTCTCTCACTAGAGGTAGCCAATCTGCAAG AGACCAGCCTGTGTGGGAGCCCTGAGAAGACTGGGGATGGGAGACAGAAAAGGATCAACAACAGCCAATATCTGTACAGGCAGCTACGCCATGTAGAGAAGGAGCTGAGCCTACTGGGACCTTCTCGCTTCCCCAACCCAGACAGCTACTGCCGGGCAGTGCAGCAGGTCCAAGGCATGAGGGGTCTGCTAGagtcccacctctcctcttccagCCTGGGAGGGGACCAGCTGTCTCAAAGCCCCAGCCCAGCAGAGAGCAGTGAGGGAGACAGCAGTAGTAAGAAGCAGGGCGGGCTGCCCTGGTGGTTTGTGTTTATTGGCTGGATTCTGGTGTTAGCCACCAGCGGAGTATCAGGATACTTCACCATGATGTATGGGTTGACCTATGGGAAGGACCGCTCTATAAGCTGGCTCATCTCCATGGTCGTGTCTTTCTTTGAGAGCCTCTTTATCACTCAGCCGCTGAAG GTGCTTGGTTTTGCAGCCTTCTTTGCTCTCGTTCTAAAGAAAGTTGATCAGGAGGAGTATGGGGATGCAAAGTTTGAGGGGGAGCTCCGAAACCCAG ATGACCCTGATGTGGTGCGGGCTGTCAGGAGGGATAGCACATGCAGCTTCTACCAGCCCCCTCCTCCAACAGACATCGAGAGGATGAGGAGCAACATGATCAAGGAGCAGAAGGTCTTTGCCCTCATCAAAGAGATTCTCA CCTACATGGGGTTCATGTGGATGTTGCTCCTGGTGGCATATGGCCAGCGGGACCCTAATGCTTACTTCCTGACTCAGCACATTCGGCAGAGTTTCAGCCAAGGGATCTCAGACAGCATGAGTCACAAAGATGTGTTCACCTGGGCAAATACCGCTCTTCTCAGCAACCTCTTCGGAGAGTACCCAG GTTTCATCACTGATGGGAACTCCAAACTGGTTGGTAATGCCCGACTTCGCCAGGTGAGGGTGCAGAAGAACTCCTGCCGCATCGCCCGCTCCATGCGCCAGGCTGTACCTGACTGCCATGCTCCATACTCATGGGAGGTGGAGGACATGGGCTCCTATGGGCCAGGCTGGAACCGCTCTGCGAGCGAAAACGCCTCAAAGACCCTCCACAGTCCCTGGCAGTACCAAACCCAGGCCAGACTCAGAGCCCAACCCACCTGGGGCAGTGTGGTCCTCTACAAGGGAGGGGGGTTTGTGGTGGACCTGGGCCCAGAGTCACAGAATGCTAGCAG TACCCTTCAGTATCTGTTTGACAACACCTGGCTTGATATGTTCACCCGAGCAGTCTTTGTAGAGTTCACAGTGTACAATGCCAATGTCAACCTCTTCTGCACTGTCACACTCATGCTGGAGACCACAGCTGTAG GAGCGTTCCAGTTTCGCAGTGAGCTGCAGAGTGTCCGACTATACCAGTCCACCGGTGGACTCCATATCTTTGTCATGGCATCTGAGGTCATCTATTTCCTCTTTATCCTCTACTATATGTATGTTCAG GGAAAGCTGATGAAGCTGCAGAAGTGGGCTTACTTCAAGACAAAGTGGAACCTGCTGGAGCTCGCCATCATCCTCCTGAGCTGGAGCGCGCTGTCTGTCTTCATTAAGAGGACCCTGTTAGGGAACCGGGACATGGAGTACTACCACAACCATAAAGACCA GTTTGCCAGTTTCCATGAGACAGCCACAGCAGATGCAGTGCTGGGGTATCTGATCGCATTCCTGGTGCTACTGGCTACAGTCAAACTGTGGCATCTGCTGAGGCTCAACCCCAAGCTACACATGATCACAGCCACACTGCAACGGGCCTGGACTGACATATCAGGCTTCCTCGTGGTCATCACCATTATGTTCCTGGCCTATTCTATCGCT TCTTATCTAATGTATGGCTGGAAGCTGTACTCATATAGGACTCTCCTGGATGCTGCTCTGACCATGGTCAGCTTACAACTGGGCATCTTCAACTATGATGAG GTTCTTGATTACAACCCGGTGCTTGGTGCGTTCCTCATCGGCTCCTGCATTATATTCATGACCTTTGTGGTTTTAAACCTGTTCATCTCAGTCATCCTGGTGGCGTTCACTCAAGAGCAAATACATCACAAG ccctcagaggaggaggagatagtgGATCTGATGCTGATGAAGCTCTGCAGCTTGTTTGGAATCAAAATGatgaagaaggaggagaaagaagacAGTGACAACCCCAAGGAGAATGGCATGACTGCCTCAGCAACTAACAAAGGATTCTCCACTATATCCTCATAG
- the LOC112249160 gene encoding 26S proteasome non-ATPase regulatory subunit 7, with amino-acid sequence MCPTALQDGTPTSKTFEHVTSEIGAEEAEEVGVEHLLLDIKDTTVGTRSQRITNQVHGLKGLNCKLVDIKGYLDKVAAGKLPINHQIIYQLQDVFNLLPDVNLQEFIKAFYLKTNDQMLVVYLASLIRSVVALHNLNNKIANRDAEKKEGQEKDDSKKEKKEDKEKEKGDTKKDKKDKK; translated from the exons ATGTGTCCAACAGCTTTGCAG GATGGCACTCCCACATCCAAGACCTTTGAACATGTCACCAGTGAGATTGGTGCTGAAGAAGCAGAGGAAGTGGGCGTGGAGCATTTACTCCT AGACATCAAGGACACAACAGTTGGCACCCGGTCTCAACGCATCACCAACCAGGTGCATGGCCTAAAGGGCCTCAACTGCAAGTTAGTGGATATCAAAGGGTATTTGGACAAAGTTGCCGCAGGTAAGCTGCCCATCAACCACCAGATCATCTACCAGCTGCAGGATGTCTTCAACCTGCTGCCTGACGTCAACCTTCAAGAGTTCATCAAGGCATTTTACCTCAAGACCAATGACCAGATGCTGGTGGTTTACCTGGCTTCACTCATCCGCTCCGTGGTTGCTCTTCACAACCTCAACAACAAGATCGCCAACCGAGATGCAGAGAAGAAGGAAGGCCAGGAAAAAGATGACagcaagaaagagaagaaagaggacaAGGAAAAAGAGAAGGGAGACACTAAGAAAGATAAGAAGGACAAAAAATGA